A window of the Henckelia pumila isolate YLH828 chromosome 3, ASM3356847v2, whole genome shotgun sequence genome harbors these coding sequences:
- the LOC140892109 gene encoding probable receptor-like protein kinase At2g47060 — MCKTKMAIRAIEPRSSPSPNPNPAPRRTSSSPAARRKSSSRLQVDKPSSSSSSSFPTGRLSNPFNTATSASSSATYRLDSSIATTSADSRTSLSSLRDNLPENTTIYDFSEIRAATNNFLGKRFSSASSSSQSWRCALKGKDVVIFQRKLRKSMPSSDVQQKLSVISRSHYTSIVKLLGVSISGEHIYLVYDFVKGSDLGVCLRNKMNPDFTILSTWMSRVQIATDVAHGLDYIHNTAGLSIDMVHKHIKSSGILVTEPSFNAKICHFGAAELCGETLGQEKPDAAAADRQFEGVRGYMSPEFKSTGVATQKSDVYAFGVVILELLTGEEPVKYKLRNGSYSRILVIETAKEVVEGGEGVEGRLRRWVDRRLKDSFPVEVAERLTRVALQCVQEDPDKRPEMKWVAGKISKLYLASRIWADRVKVSTEISVSLAPR; from the coding sequence ATGTGTAAGACGAAAATGGCGATCAGAGCAATCGAGCCCAGATCGAGCCCGAGCCCGAATCCGAATCCGGCACCTCGACGCACCAGCTCATCTCCGGCAGCCCGAAGGAAGTCGTCGTCCAGATTACAGGTGGACAAACCCTCATCATCGTCTTCTTCAAGCTTCCCGACGGGCCGCCTGTCGAATCCTTTCAACACAGCAACCTCTGCATCTTCCTCCGCCACCTACAGACTCGATTCGTCCATCGCCACTACCTCCGCCGACAGCCGCACCTCCTTGTCAAGCCTCCGGGACAACCTCCCAGAAAACACCACAATCTACGACTTCTCCGAAATCCGCGCCGCCACGAACAATTTTCTCGGAAAGAGGTTCTCGTCGGCCTCCTCTTCTTCCCAGTCCTGGCGATGCGCTCTGAAAGGGAAAGACGTCGTCATTTTCCAGCGCAAGCTCCGTAAATCCATGCCGAGTTCGGATGTACAACAGAAGCTGTCGGTGATCAGCAGAAGCCACTACACGAGCATAGTCAAGCTCCTCGGAGTTTCCATTTCCGGCGAGCATATCTACCTCGTGTATGACTTCGTGAAAGGATCGGATTTGGGTGTGTGCCTGAGGAACAAGATGAACCCGGATTTCACAATTCTATCCACCTGGATGTCGCGTGTGCAAATTGCGACGGACGTAGCCCACGGGCTTGATTACATTCATAACACGGCGGGATTAAGCATTGATATGGTCCACAAACACATAAAGAGCAGCGGAATTCTCGTGACCGAGCCCTCTTTCAACGCCAAGATTTGCCATTTCGGCGCGGCGGAGCTTTGCGGCGAGACGCTGGGGCAAGAGAAGCCAGATGCCGCGGCGGCGGATAGGCAATTTGAGGGAGTTAGAGGATACATGTCGCCGGAGTTCAAGTCCACCGGTGTGGCGACCCAGAAGTCCGATGTGTACGCATTTGGGGTCGTGATTCTTGAACTGTTAACCGGAGAGGAACCGGTGAAGTACAAGTTAAGAAACGGTAGTTATAGTAGGATATTGGTGATCGAGACGGCTAAAGAGGTGGTGGAGGGCGGCGAGGGGGTGGAGGGGAGGCTGAGGCGGTGGGTGGATAGAAGGCTGAAGGATTCTTTCCCGGTGGAAGTGGCGGAGCGGCTGACACGTGTGGCGTTGCAATGCGTGCAGGAGGATCCGGATAAGAGACCCGAGATGAAATGGGTAGCGGGTAAGATATCCAAGCTTTATTTGGCATCCAGAATTTGGGCCGACCGGGTTAAGGTTTCCACCGAGATTTCAGTCTCATTGGCACCTAGGTAG
- the LOC140888900 gene encoding protein LYK5-like, whose translation MNYTVSQNVTLTSVSCGVFEGLVKYVTLAEENPIPNGVLAGSVLRVPLKCACPESDDDAGVKFLVTYPFIKGDDTKKLSKKFNVSIEELWQENHLDSSPTVYPSTTVLVPLKEKPVINLSIPDSDPPMPQFLPMIPIERRTKSSQIKNLYTFGSVLVFCLILAILVACGLYIRTLKKFKNSNLHSSTRRISSLNSCSTPARSSTCLSPDLLIGIKYSLCTFTMEEIKIATKNLSESSKIINSVYKGTSKNGEVMIKEMRFEDTKQVIDLHSRINHVNIVKLHGVCYGEQDFSCSYLVFEYPLNGSLRDCLETSSAAFHWQWRTQVAFDIATGLHYLHYSVIPAYTHRNMNSKGIFLTSNWRAKITIFGNVKESRSLPCPQSWIAPEYIISGLVSEKVDIFAYGVVLFELISGKDAMDGDFIKESISFLGGGGIESGCFDQLRDLVDPCLKDDYSLAEALCLAILARSCVEDDPMHRPSMDDVLKILARMV comes from the coding sequence aTGAACTACACAGTGTCTCAAAATGTAACATTAACATCAGTTTCATGCGGGGTTTTCGAGGGGTTGGTGAAATACGTTACGCTGGCTGAGGAAAATCCGATCCCGAATGGCGTTCTAGCTGGTTCGGTGCTTCGAGTGCCTCTGAAATGTGCTTGTCCAGAATCTGATGATGATGCTGGTGTGAAGTTTCTTGTCACATACCCTTTTATCAAAGGGGATGATACAAAGAAACTGAGCAAAAAATTTAACGTTTCGATAGAGGAATTGTGGCAAGAAAATCACTTGGATTCATCACCAACTGTGTATCCAAGCACAACTGTTTTAGTACCCTTGAAAGAGAAGCCAGTAATTAATCTAAGCATTCCCGATTCGGACCCTCCAATGCCTCAGTTTCTTCCCATGATTCCCATTGAAAGGAGGACGAAAAGCTCACAGATAAAGAATCTCTACACTTTTGGATCTGTGCTAGTTTTCTGTCTGATTCTTGCAATTTTAGTGGCATGTGGCTTGTATATTAGAACCTTAAAGAAGTTCAAAAACTCGAATCTCCACTCTTCGACTCGACGGATCAGTTCATTGAACTCGTGCTCTACTCCAGCAAGAAGCTCCACGTGCCTATCTCCGGATTTACTTATTGGGATCAAGTATTCTTTGTGCACTTTCACAATGGAGGAGATTAAAATTGCCACCAAGAACTTGAGCGAAAGCAGTAAGATAATTAACAGTGTTTACAAAGGAACGAGTAAAAATGGTGAAGTGATGATCAAAGAAATGAGATTTGAGGACACCAAACAGGTCATCGATCTGCATTCAAGAATCAACCACGTCAACATAGTGAAGCTACATGGAGTATGCTACGGAGAGCAGGATTTCTCGTGTTCGTATCTCGTGTTTGAGTACCCTTTGAATGGCAGCTTGAGGGACTGTTTGGAAACATCATCAGCTGCTTTTCATTGGCAATGGAGGACTCAGGTAGCGTTTGATATTGCGACCGGTCTTCATTACTTGCACTATTCTGTTATTCCAGCATATACTCATAGGAACATGAATAGTAAAGGCATATTCTTGACTTCAAACTGGAGGGCAAAGATCACAATCTTTGGGAACGTCAAAGAATCCAGGAGTTTACCATGTCCCCAAAGCTGGATTGCTCCCGAGTACATTATCAGCGGGCTCGTGAGTGAGAAAGTAGACATCTTTGCGTATGGGGTCGTTCTGTTCGAGCTCATTTCAGGGAAGGATGCAATGGATGGAGATTTTATCAAAGAATCGATCTCATTTCTTGGGGGAGGAGGTATTGAGAGCGGGTgcttcgatcagttgagagaTTTAGTCGATCCTTGTTTGAAAGACGACTATTCTCTAGCTGAAGCTCTATGCTTAGCGATCTTAGCTAGATCATGTGTGGAAGATGATCCTATGCATAGACCATCCATGGACGATGTCCTCAAAATTCTTGCTAGAATGGTTTGA
- the LOC140892728 gene encoding uncharacterized protein: protein MDYGSSSLHVPPLDVSKTKLSRQQRREELEREVSVLHKMLEHEQKVHEYFLDRLAHERHAGDALTIPNSLPLKMKELLAELAMVENEITRLEDQIDQLQDEVKQAKKFNLEPKLNELERGILKNLHESLPVPQDSDVVRGCNKKVTFDTKALHFISKAIKGDYDHKRSDFGIFDDKKSMNSKGFIGSKDNNINLNNGGIFQGKEPKRSSTVGSIKSPSPLKEPRNPTPRKDRNVETTRDISPKVLSAEDNIHKWAPNKLSENITKCLIFIFVRLLRTARAMELEKSGPITRSSNFSISFRASETSTNSSKTNLMSQKDSRQQDPYGIFDSEESVPRDIGPYKNLVIFTSSSIDLKYIQNSSSVSLFQKLKVLMDELQKVELRFSSHQHKLAFWINMYNACVMHGFLQYGVASVSGHEKLLTLINKASLNISGNTLTAQEIEHYILRKSADSLVQEIIGKDKRNNKTMVIQELYGLEETDSNVTFALCCGTRSSPAVKIYTAEGVTAELERSKQEYLQAAIVVTASSKKVAIPELLLRNMHDFAQDMESLVEWICQQLPTSGSLRKSIAHVGKSSAIVEKIPYDFEFQYLLPII from the exons ATGGATTATGGATCATCATCACTTCATGTGCCTCCATTGGATGTT AGCAAGACGAAGCTATCTAGACAGCAAAGGAGGGAGGAGCTCGAAAGAGAG GTTTCTGTGCTTCACAAGATGTTGGAGCATGAACAAAAGGTGCACGAGTACTTTCTTGATCGATTGGCGCATGAACGACATGCTGGTGATGCCCTCACCATTCCAAACTCTTTGCCTCTTAAG ATGAAAGAGTTGCTAGCGGAGTTGGCCATGGTGGAAAACGAGATAACCCGACTCGAAGACCAGATCGACCAACTTCAAGATGAAGTAAAACAAGCAAAAAAATTCAATCTCGAACCGAAATTGAACGAGCTAGAACGTgggattttaaaaaatctccaCGAATCCTTACCAGTTCCACAAGATTCCGATGTCGTCCGAGGTTGTAATAAGAAGGTGACGTTCGATACCAAAGCCCTCCATTTCATCAGCAAGGCAATCAAAGGAGATTATGATCATAAAAGGAGCGACTTCGGAATATTCGACGACAAAAAGTCGATGAACTCTAAAGGATTCATCGGTTCGAAGGACAATAATATCAATCTCAACAATGGAGGAATTTTTCAAGGAAAAGAGCCTAAAAGAAGTAGTACTGTTGGTTCGATTAAGTCTCCATCTCCTCTAAAAGAGCCAAGAAATCCAACCCCTCGG AAAGATCGCAATGTTGAAACTACTAGAGATATCTCTCCCAAGGTTCTCTCAGCAGAAGACAACATCCACAAATGGGCACCAAACAAGTTATCCGAAAACATAACCAAGTGCCTGATTTTCATATTTGTGAGATTACTTCGAACAGCTAGAGCAATGGAATTGGAAAAATCTGGTCCCATAACAAGATCTTCCAACTTCTCGATCAGCTTCAGGGCATCGGAAACGAGCACGAATTCATCGAAAACGAACCTTATGTCTCAGAAAGACTCGCGACAACAAGATCCCTATGGTATATTTGATTCTGAAGAGTCTGTGCCGAGGGATATCGGTCCTTATAAGAACTTGGTTATATTCACATCAAGTTCTATCGATCTGAAATACATCCAAAATTCGAGCTCGGTTTCTTTGTTCCAAAAGCTGAA GGTTTTGATGGATGAACTTCAAAAGGTGGAATTGAGGTTCTCGAGTCATCAACACAAGCTAGCCTTTTGGATCAACATGTACAACGCTTGTGTCATGCAT GGTTTTCTTCAATACGGAGTTGCCTCGGTCTCCGGCCATGAAAAACTACTGACACTAATCAACAAG GCAAGTTTGAATATCTCCGGGAACACATTAACTGCGCAAGAAATTGAACATTATATTTTGAGGAAATCGGCAGATTCATTAGTCCAAGAG ATTATTGGAAAAGACAAGAGGAATAATAAAACGATGGTAATTCAAGAACTATATGGACTTGAAGAAACTGATTCGAATGTCACATTCGCCTTGTGCTGTGGCACCCGTTCATCTCCAGCA GTGAAAATATACACAGCAGAAGGGGTGACAGCAGAGTTAGAGAGGTCAAAACAAGAATATCTGCAAGCGGCAATCGTGGTGACGGCGAGCTCGAAAAAGGTAGCAATCCCAGAGCTTCTGCTGAGAAACATGCATGATTTTGCCCAGGACATGGAGTCGCTCGTGGAGTGGATCTGCCAGCAGTTGCCTACTTCTGGTTCTCTGAGGAAATCGATCGCGCATGTCGGCAAATCGTCGGCCATTGTTGAGAAGATACCTTATGACTTTGAGTTTCAATACTTGTTGCCCATTATATGA